One genomic segment of Rhizobium viscosum includes these proteins:
- the cpdR1 gene encoding response regulator CpdR1 — protein sequence MTQKILLAEDDNDMRRFLVKALEKAGYKVLSYDNGASAYDRLREEPFSLLLTDIVMPEMDGIELARRATELDPDLKVMFITGFAAVALNPDSKAPKDAKVLSKPFHLRDLVDEVNKMLAA from the coding sequence ATGACTCAGAAGATACTTCTCGCCGAAGACGACAATGACATGCGCCGCTTCCTCGTGAAGGCGCTCGAAAAGGCCGGATACAAGGTCCTTTCCTACGACAACGGCGCCAGCGCTTATGACCGCCTGCGTGAGGAGCCCTTCTCGCTGCTGCTGACCGATATCGTCATGCCGGAAATGGATGGCATCGAGTTGGCGCGTCGTGCAACCGAACTCGATCCTGACCTGAAGGTCATGTTCATCACCGGTTTCGCAGCCGTTGCACTGAACCCTGATTCGAAGGCTCCAAAGGACGCAAAGGTCCTTTCCAAGCCTTTCCACCTGCGTGATCTCGTCGATGAGGTCAACAAGATGCTTGCCGCGTAA
- a CDS encoding DUF475 domain-containing protein, with protein sequence MNQPQSHKSSLGYFRWAFIVTALGLALGAFLGWQSTGTLGGMATVFFICTVLAVLEISLSFDNAIVNANKLKEMTPVWQHRFLTWGIVIAVFGMRIVFPLAIVAIAAKIGPWEALVLAAREPAEYARIMNDAHLPIAAFGGTFLMMVGLTYFFNHEKEVHWIGSLERLMARSATIKGIEIAFVLLLILLFSYLLEGEDATTFVYCAIYGLVTFLVVEVIGGLLDASQRAMSEAAKGGLGAFIYLEVLDASFSFDGVIGAFALTQNLFIIAIGLGIGAMYVRSMTIMLVEKGTLAEYRYLEHGAFYAILILSVIMYVQTMVHIPEVITGLGGAALIGISLWSSIRYNRQERQKEAHVPERERLHA encoded by the coding sequence ATGAACCAGCCTCAGTCCCACAAGTCCTCGCTCGGCTATTTCCGCTGGGCCTTCATCGTCACGGCGCTCGGCCTCGCGCTCGGCGCCTTTCTCGGCTGGCAGTCGACCGGCACGCTGGGTGGCATGGCCACCGTCTTCTTCATCTGCACAGTGCTTGCCGTGTTGGAGATCTCGCTTTCCTTCGACAACGCCATCGTGAATGCCAATAAGCTGAAAGAAATGACCCCTGTCTGGCAGCATCGCTTCCTGACCTGGGGCATCGTCATTGCCGTCTTCGGCATGCGCATCGTCTTCCCGCTGGCAATCGTCGCGATCGCGGCAAAGATCGGTCCATGGGAGGCGCTCGTGCTTGCGGCACGTGAACCGGCCGAATATGCCCGCATCATGAACGATGCGCATCTGCCGATCGCAGCTTTCGGCGGCACCTTCCTGATGATGGTCGGCCTCACCTACTTCTTCAACCATGAGAAGGAAGTCCACTGGATCGGTTCACTGGAGCGGCTGATGGCCCGTTCGGCCACGATCAAAGGCATCGAGATCGCCTTCGTGCTTCTGTTGATCCTGCTTTTCTCCTATCTCCTCGAAGGGGAGGATGCGACCACTTTCGTCTATTGCGCCATCTATGGTCTCGTGACCTTCCTGGTGGTGGAAGTCATCGGCGGTCTCCTCGATGCATCTCAGCGCGCAATGAGCGAGGCGGCAAAGGGTGGCCTCGGCGCCTTCATTTACCTGGAGGTGCTCGATGCCAGCTTCTCCTTCGACGGCGTCATCGGCGCCTTCGCACTGACGCAGAACCTCTTCATCATCGCCATCGGCCTTGGCATCGGCGCCATGTATGTACGCTCCATGACGATCATGCTGGTGGAAAAGGGAACGCTCGCTGAATACCGCTATCTGGAACATGGCGCCTTCTACGCCATCCTGATCCTCTCGGTGATCATGTATGTGCAGACCATGGTGCACATTCCCGAGGTCATTACCGGCCTTGGTGGTGCTGCCCTGATCGGTATCTCGCTCTGGTCCTCGATCCGCTACAACAGGCAGGAGCGGCAGAAGGAAGCGCATGTTCCCGAGCGGGAGCGCCTGCACGCCTGA
- a CDS encoding ABC transporter substrate-binding protein — protein MRSLFILFLCLVPGLAAADQVFYPAKSGNTDAPVLTVYSSLDEPLAQPMIGGFQEANPDVAVKYEDMLTGDIYDRIVKETDAGHKTADFAFSSAMDLQVKLSNDGYAQVSNLPMSAQWPKWANWRNTAYALTFEPAVFVYHKPSFVHEPVPSSRAEFVDYLKRKGNEVYGRIGTYDIERSGVGFLFMARDQEQFGDIWSVIGAMGAAGVKLYSTSSAILERVADGRFVLGYNILGSYAADWASRHPDVGIVLPKDYTVVMSRIGLVPQAAAEPELGRRYLAFFMSKEGQTIMARELQIPAVSPEVAGENTANTLQELLGAQLRPVPVSPGLMVYLDQVKRARLIAHWNEVLRTQ, from the coding sequence ATGAGGAGCCTTTTCATTCTGTTTCTATGTCTGGTGCCCGGTCTTGCGGCCGCGGATCAGGTCTTCTATCCGGCGAAGTCGGGCAATACCGATGCGCCGGTGCTGACAGTCTATTCCTCGCTCGACGAACCCTTGGCGCAGCCGATGATCGGTGGCTTCCAGGAAGCCAATCCCGATGTGGCAGTCAAATACGAGGACATGCTGACGGGGGATATTTACGACCGCATTGTCAAGGAGACGGATGCCGGTCACAAAACGGCGGACTTCGCCTTCTCCTCTGCGATGGACCTTCAGGTGAAGCTTTCGAACGACGGCTACGCGCAGGTGAGCAACCTGCCGATGAGCGCCCAGTGGCCGAAATGGGCGAACTGGCGCAACACCGCCTATGCGCTGACCTTCGAACCGGCCGTCTTCGTCTATCACAAGCCGAGCTTTGTTCATGAACCGGTGCCGAGCTCGCGGGCGGAATTCGTCGATTACCTGAAGCGTAAGGGCAACGAGGTCTACGGGCGGATCGGGACCTATGACATCGAACGCTCCGGTGTGGGCTTTTTGTTCATGGCCCGCGATCAGGAACAGTTCGGCGATATCTGGTCAGTGATCGGGGCGATGGGTGCCGCCGGCGTGAAACTCTATTCCACGAGTTCGGCGATCCTCGAGCGGGTGGCCGACGGGCGCTTCGTGCTTGGCTACAATATCCTCGGCTCCTATGCGGCCGATTGGGCCTCGCGTCATCCTGACGTCGGGATCGTGCTGCCGAAGGACTATACAGTCGTGATGTCGCGCATCGGCCTGGTGCCGCAGGCTGCCGCCGAGCCGGAACTCGGGCGGCGCTACCTCGCTTTCTTCATGTCGAAGGAGGGCCAGACGATCATGGCCCGCGAATTACAGATCCCGGCCGTCAGCCCGGAAGTGGCAGGTGAGAATACCGCCAATACATTGCAGGAACTGCTCGGCGCACAGTTGCGTCCGGTGCCGGTCAGCCCGGGTCTCATGGTCTATCTCGACCAGGTGAAACGCGCGCGGCTGATTGCGCACTGGAACGAGGTGCTGCGGACGCAGTAA
- a CDS encoding N-formylglutamate amidohydrolase, with product MPEIREYELFEVHEPVSQTIPFVYNSPHSGRIYPPEFIAQSRLEGISIRRSEDHYVDELFGAAVDLGAPLLLANFPRAYLDVNREPYELDPRMFDGLLPPYANINSLRVAGGLGTIPRIVAENMEIYARRLPVQEGLERVESVYKPYHSTLRRLIARTHVQFGFGVLIDCHSMPGNVRVAGSNARPDFIIGDRYGTSASAELSRTAIGILEEMGFAAIRNKPYAGGFITEHYGRPSRGLHALQIEVNRSIYVDEVTLEKRPDFDIVATAVTSFMRQMADYVEKFSGDRALAAE from the coding sequence GTGCCGGAAATACGCGAATACGAGCTTTTTGAAGTGCATGAGCCCGTGTCGCAGACCATCCCCTTCGTCTACAACTCCCCTCACAGCGGCCGTATTTATCCACCGGAATTCATCGCGCAGTCGCGGCTGGAAGGTATCTCGATACGCCGCTCCGAAGACCACTATGTCGATGAGCTGTTTGGCGCGGCCGTGGACCTCGGCGCGCCACTGCTGCTTGCGAATTTCCCGCGCGCCTATCTGGACGTCAATCGCGAGCCCTATGAGCTCGATCCACGCATGTTCGATGGGCTGTTGCCTCCCTATGCGAATATCAACTCGCTCAGGGTTGCCGGCGGGCTCGGCACCATTCCGCGCATCGTGGCCGAGAATATGGAAATCTATGCGCGTCGGCTGCCCGTTCAGGAAGGGCTGGAACGTGTCGAGAGCGTCTATAAGCCCTATCACTCGACGTTGCGGCGGCTGATTGCGCGCACGCATGTACAGTTTGGCTTCGGCGTCCTGATCGACTGCCATTCCATGCCGGGCAACGTGCGCGTTGCCGGCAGCAATGCGCGGCCCGATTTCATCATCGGCGACCGTTACGGCACCAGCGCTTCGGCAGAGCTTTCGCGGACGGCAATCGGCATCCTCGAGGAAATGGGTTTTGCGGCGATCCGCAATAAGCCCTATGCAGGTGGCTTCATCACCGAACATTACGGTCGGCCGTCACGCGGGCTGCACGCGCTGCAGATCGAAGTTAACCGATCAATCTACGTCGATGAAGTCACGCTGGAAAAGCGGCCCGATTTCGACATCGTTGCAACCGCCGTCACGTCGTTCATGCGGCAGATGGCCGACTATGTCGAGAAATTCTCCGGCGACCGGGCGCTCGCGGCCGAGTAA
- a CDS encoding tripartite tricarboxylate transporter TctB family protein, which produces MSEADTSSATKRRPDWAALVIAVFLIAVAAVVFWDASHLKTIAQYDRIGPSTVPRVVALGLFCLGIWTVIEAWRGDFPEREHQEVAPVIWIVAGLAGQMLLLRIAGFSIATGVLFALTARGFGKRQIWFSLPIGIIMSFIVWTIFSQLLQLSLPAGPLEHLFF; this is translated from the coding sequence ATGAGCGAGGCCGATACCTCATCGGCAACGAAGCGCCGCCCAGATTGGGCGGCTCTAGTCATTGCCGTCTTCCTCATCGCCGTCGCTGCCGTGGTGTTCTGGGACGCCTCGCATCTGAAGACGATTGCGCAATATGACCGCATTGGTCCGTCGACGGTGCCACGGGTCGTTGCTCTCGGCCTCTTCTGTCTTGGCATCTGGACGGTGATCGAAGCCTGGCGCGGCGATTTTCCGGAACGCGAACATCAGGAGGTGGCTCCGGTCATCTGGATTGTCGCGGGCCTTGCCGGGCAAATGCTGCTTCTGCGCATTGCTGGCTTCTCGATTGCCACCGGTGTGCTCTTTGCGCTGACCGCGCGCGGTTTCGGCAAGCGCCAGATCTGGTTCTCGCTGCCGATCGGCATCATCATGAGCTTCATTGTCTGGACGATCTTCTCGCAGCTTCTGCAGCTTTCGCTGCCGGCTGGCCCGCTCGAACACCTGTTCTTCTGA
- the hisN gene encoding histidinol-phosphatase encodes MLPDRSFFNRLAEAAKAETLPRFRSGINVTNKLSSGFDPVTEGDRAAETAIRALIEAHFPDHGILGEEHGNVGLDREHVWVIDPIDGTRAFISGVPVWGTLIGLQKNGRAVAGMIEQPFTGERYFGDENGSTYSGPEGERRLQVRDCGALSNAILFTTSPHLFVGDEMEKYREIESQVRLFRYGCDCYAYALLAAGHVDLVIENSLKPYDVGGIIPVIEGAGGIMTTWDGGRPENGGSIIAAGSRAVYEEAIKILQR; translated from the coding sequence ATGCTTCCTGACCGTTCGTTCTTCAACCGTCTTGCCGAAGCTGCCAAGGCGGAAACCCTGCCGCGTTTTCGCTCGGGCATCAATGTCACCAACAAACTGTCGTCCGGCTTCGACCCGGTCACTGAAGGCGACAGGGCGGCGGAAACTGCCATCCGCGCGCTGATCGAAGCGCATTTTCCCGACCACGGCATTCTGGGCGAAGAGCATGGCAATGTCGGCCTTGATCGCGAGCATGTGTGGGTGATCGATCCGATCGATGGCACGCGCGCATTCATCTCGGGCGTTCCGGTCTGGGGGACACTGATCGGCCTGCAGAAAAATGGTCGGGCGGTTGCCGGCATGATCGAGCAGCCTTTCACCGGCGAACGTTACTTCGGCGACGAAAACGGTTCGACCTATAGCGGACCTGAGGGCGAACGCCGGCTGCAGGTGCGTGATTGCGGCGCTCTTTCCAACGCCATCCTTTTCACCACATCGCCACATCTCTTCGTCGGCGACGAGATGGAGAAATATCGCGAGATCGAAAGTCAGGTGCGGCTCTTCCGTTATGGCTGCGACTGTTACGCCTATGCGCTGCTAGCGGCAGGCCATGTCGATCTCGTCATCGAGAACAGCCTCAAACCCTATGATGTCGGCGGGATCATCCCTGTCATCGAGGGCGCCGGCGGAATCATGACCACCTGGGACGGTGGACGGCCGGAAAACGGCGGCTCCATTATCGCGGCCGGCAGCAGGGCGGTGTACGAAGAGGCGATCAAGATTCTGCAGCGCTGA
- a CDS encoding class I SAM-dependent methyltransferase, which yields MQTTGDATAQPAPDLAALKSRQQVAWASGDYSVIGARLQIVGENLCEALDLRSGEKVLDIAAGNGNATLAAARRWAEVTSTDYVPELLERGRERAMANGLAVEFQQADAEALPFKDASFDVVISTFGVMFTPDQDKAAKEMLRVCRPGGRIGMANWTPESFIGQVFKTIGKHIPPMPGVRSPALWGTKARLEEMFGAQASIEATPRMYNFRYRSPAHWLEVFRTWYGPVHKAFEALPQPGKVALEEDFFALIASFNRAKDGTMVVPAEYLEVVIHKG from the coding sequence ATGCAAACCACAGGAGATGCCACGGCTCAGCCCGCACCGGATCTCGCCGCGCTGAAGTCGCGTCAACAAGTGGCCTGGGCATCGGGCGATTATTCCGTCATCGGCGCCCGGCTGCAGATCGTCGGCGAAAACCTTTGCGAAGCCTTGGATCTGAGGTCCGGCGAAAAGGTTCTCGATATCGCCGCCGGCAACGGCAATGCCACGCTTGCCGCCGCCAGACGCTGGGCTGAGGTGACCTCGACCGATTACGTGCCGGAACTTCTGGAGCGCGGGCGCGAGCGGGCGATGGCAAACGGTTTAGCGGTGGAGTTCCAGCAGGCCGACGCGGAAGCCTTGCCCTTCAAGGATGCGAGCTTCGATGTCGTCATCTCCACCTTCGGCGTCATGTTCACGCCGGATCAGGACAAGGCGGCAAAGGAAATGCTGCGCGTCTGCCGGCCGGGCGGGCGTATCGGCATGGCCAACTGGACCCCGGAGAGCTTCATCGGCCAGGTCTTCAAGACGATAGGCAAGCATATCCCGCCTATGCCAGGCGTCAGGTCGCCGGCGCTTTGGGGCACGAAGGCAAGGCTGGAAGAAATGTTCGGCGCCCAGGCCAGCATCGAGGCAACGCCGCGCATGTATAATTTCCGCTACCGCTCACCCGCCCATTGGCTGGAAGTGTTCCGCACCTGGTACGGCCCTGTCCACAAGGCCTTCGAAGCTCTGCCACAGCCGGGCAAGGTAGCCCTTGAGGAGGATTTCTTTGCGCTCATCGCCAGCTTCAACCGCGCCAAGGATGGCACGATGGTCGTGCCGGCTGAATATCTGGAAGTGGTGATCCACAAAGGCTGA
- a CDS encoding Bug family tripartite tricarboxylate transporter substrate binding protein, with translation MKHTFIATLLAAAIALPAYAADYTIIAPAAPGGGWDQTARSLQTVLQHEGISKSVQVQNVPGAGGSIGLAQFSSQSAGNPNALIVGGYVMVGALLTNKSVVTLKDVTPIARLTGEYEAIVVPTASDIKTLADLVTKLKADPGAVSWGGGSAGGTDHITVGLIAKASGVDPTKINYVAFSGGGEALAAILGGQVTAGISSYSEFESQVKAGTLRLLGVSSDARIAGVDAPTFKEAGTDVSIQNWRMVAAAPGLTDEEVASIASDFDKLHKSAAWQETLKTKGWADTYLAGDEFKAQLEKDVSATEGILKDIGLVQ, from the coding sequence GTGAAGCATACTTTCATCGCAACCCTTTTGGCAGCAGCTATCGCACTGCCGGCCTACGCGGCCGATTACACCATCATCGCCCCGGCAGCGCCGGGCGGCGGCTGGGACCAGACAGCCCGCTCGCTGCAGACGGTGCTGCAGCACGAAGGCATCTCCAAGAGCGTTCAGGTTCAGAACGTACCGGGTGCTGGCGGCTCTATCGGCCTTGCCCAGTTCAGCAGCCAGAGCGCCGGCAATCCGAACGCTCTCATCGTCGGCGGCTACGTCATGGTGGGTGCACTGCTGACCAACAAGTCGGTCGTCACGCTGAAGGACGTTACCCCGATCGCCCGCCTGACCGGCGAGTACGAAGCCATCGTCGTTCCGACCGCGTCCGACATCAAGACGCTCGCCGATCTCGTCACTAAGCTGAAGGCTGATCCCGGCGCCGTTTCCTGGGGCGGCGGTTCTGCCGGCGGCACGGACCACATTACGGTCGGTCTGATCGCCAAGGCTTCCGGCGTCGATCCGACCAAGATCAACTATGTTGCCTTCTCGGGCGGCGGCGAAGCACTTGCTGCTATCCTCGGCGGCCAGGTCACGGCCGGCATTTCGAGCTACAGCGAGTTCGAATCGCAGGTCAAAGCCGGTACGCTGCGTCTACTCGGTGTTTCCAGCGATGCCCGCATCGCCGGCGTCGACGCGCCGACCTTCAAGGAAGCCGGCACCGACGTTTCCATCCAGAACTGGCGCATGGTCGCTGCCGCTCCCGGCCTGACCGATGAAGAAGTCGCCTCGATCGCATCCGACTTCGACAAGCTGCACAAGTCTGCCGCCTGGCAGGAAACCCTGAAGACCAAGGGCTGGGCCGACACCTACCTCGCAGGTGACGAGTTCAAGGCACAGCTCGAAAAGGATGTCTCGGCTACCGAAGGCATTCTCAAAGATATCGGTCTCGTTCAATGA
- a CDS encoding GNAT family N-acetyltransferase → MEALQMGNLSVALAESPEEINAVRHLSRAFRRWLYDNYPDERAQIELYYNPEKFEAMLADLPKIHARPQGAMFLARLDGEIVGCVMQHEIAPGISEMKRLFVSDAARGSGAAQALCEASLAQAKKDGYRMMRLDTGHRQVAAQKLYRRLGFRERDAYYDIPDDLKPILMFFEREL, encoded by the coding sequence ATGGAGGCTTTGCAGATGGGGAACCTGTCGGTCGCACTTGCGGAAAGCCCTGAAGAGATCAATGCCGTTCGGCATCTCAGTCGCGCCTTCCGACGATGGCTTTATGACAACTATCCGGACGAGCGGGCACAGATAGAACTTTACTACAATCCGGAAAAATTCGAGGCGATGCTCGCCGATTTGCCGAAGATCCACGCAAGACCACAAGGGGCAATGTTCCTGGCGCGGCTGGATGGAGAGATTGTCGGTTGCGTGATGCAGCACGAGATCGCGCCGGGCATATCGGAGATGAAGCGGCTCTTCGTTTCCGATGCAGCACGCGGAAGCGGCGCGGCGCAGGCACTCTGCGAAGCGTCCCTCGCACAGGCCAAGAAGGATGGCTACCGGATGATGCGGCTCGATACCGGCCATCGGCAGGTCGCTGCGCAGAAGCTATACCGTCGCCTGGGTTTTCGCGAGCGAGATGCCTACTACGATATCCCTGATGATCTGAAGCCGATCCTGATGTTCTTCGAGCGCGAGCTTTGA
- a CDS encoding response regulator, whose translation MRILLTEDNIALADGLSAILRGTGHAVDVVHDGASANAVIAAENFDLVILDLNLPEMDGLDVLRAMRARGSRAAVLILTARGSPEERVKGLDLGADDYLIKPFDIAEFEARVRVLLRRQAGLHSSTVSFGSISLDLNSRAFSAGATPLDIPARELGLLEILFMRAGKVVAKEAIMQSLTAFDDDISSNAIEQYVSRLRKRLSPHGLTVKTARGIGYYLDKLPEAS comes from the coding sequence TTGCGCATCCTGCTTACCGAAGACAATATCGCGCTGGCCGACGGCCTGTCGGCGATCTTGCGCGGTACCGGCCATGCGGTGGATGTCGTCCACGACGGAGCTTCGGCCAATGCCGTGATCGCGGCAGAGAATTTCGATCTCGTCATCCTCGATCTGAACCTGCCGGAAATGGACGGGCTCGATGTGCTGCGTGCCATGCGCGCCCGCGGCAGCCGCGCGGCCGTGCTCATCCTGACGGCCCGCGGCTCGCCGGAAGAACGCGTGAAGGGGCTGGATCTCGGCGCCGACGACTATCTCATCAAGCCCTTCGACATTGCCGAATTCGAGGCGCGCGTCCGCGTGCTTCTTCGCCGCCAGGCGGGATTGCACTCCTCGACCGTCAGCTTCGGATCAATCTCGCTCGACCTCAATTCTCGCGCCTTTTCGGCCGGTGCCACGCCGCTCGATATTCCCGCCCGCGAACTCGGCCTGCTCGAAATCCTCTTCATGCGTGCCGGCAAGGTCGTCGCCAAGGAAGCGATCATGCAGTCGCTGACCGCTTTCGACGACGACATTTCCTCCAACGCCATCGAGCAATATGTCAGCCGCCTCAGGAAGAGGCTTTCGCCACATGGCCTGACGGTCAAGACCGCCCGCGGCATCGGCTATTATCTCGACAAGCTGCCCGAGGCCTCATGA
- a CDS encoding tripartite tricarboxylate transporter permease encodes MSTFEFLWQGILVAAQPINLLYALIGVTLGTAVGVLPGIGPALTVALLLPATYKLDPGGSLIMFAGIYYGGMYGGSTTSILLNTPGESSSIVTALEGNKMARAGRGGPALATAAIGSFVAGLIATLGLAFVAPYIVKLALVFGPREYFALMVLAFVTVSSAFGDSALRGLTSLFIGFALAMVGIDQQTGQARLSFGIPDLLDGIEVTTLAVAMFAIGETLYIAAQGNRGEDKVEAVRGSLWMNAQDWARSWKPWLRGTIIGFPIGAMPAGGAEIGTFLSYATEKRLSKNPEEFGQGAIEGVAGPEAANNASAAGTLVPLLTLGLPTSATAAIMLAGFQQYGLQPGPLLFATNPQLVWGLIASLLIANAMLLVLNLPMIGLWVRLLTVPKPWLYAGILLFATLGTIGANPSVFELGMLLAFGLLGYVMRIFGYPIAPAVVGLILGPLAEQQLRRALSISQGDVTTLVMSPIACGLLIVAAAAFLIPLILRLRGRGQVLSQLAANED; translated from the coding sequence ATGAGCACATTCGAATTCCTCTGGCAGGGCATTCTGGTTGCTGCGCAGCCGATCAACCTGCTTTATGCCCTCATCGGCGTGACCCTCGGCACCGCCGTCGGCGTGCTGCCTGGCATCGGCCCGGCGCTGACTGTCGCGCTGCTCCTGCCTGCCACCTACAAGCTCGATCCGGGCGGCTCGCTCATCATGTTCGCCGGTATCTATTATGGCGGCATGTATGGCGGCTCGACTACGTCGATCCTCCTGAACACGCCGGGTGAAAGCTCGTCGATCGTCACGGCGCTCGAGGGCAACAAGATGGCGCGGGCAGGGCGTGGCGGCCCGGCGCTGGCGACAGCGGCCATCGGCTCCTTCGTCGCCGGTCTCATTGCCACGCTCGGACTTGCCTTCGTCGCGCCCTATATCGTGAAGCTCGCCCTGGTCTTCGGCCCACGCGAATATTTCGCGCTGATGGTGCTCGCTTTCGTTACCGTTTCCTCAGCCTTCGGGGATTCGGCGCTGCGCGGTCTCACCTCGCTCTTTATCGGCTTTGCCCTCGCTATGGTCGGCATCGACCAGCAGACGGGCCAGGCGCGCCTTTCCTTCGGCATTCCGGACCTGCTTGATGGTATCGAGGTGACGACGCTTGCCGTGGCGATGTTCGCGATCGGAGAGACGCTTTATATCGCCGCTCAGGGCAACCGCGGTGAGGACAAGGTGGAAGCGGTGCGTGGCTCGCTTTGGATGAACGCCCAGGACTGGGCACGTTCCTGGAAGCCATGGCTGCGTGGCACGATCATCGGCTTCCCGATCGGTGCCATGCCGGCCGGTGGCGCGGAAATCGGCACATTCCTCTCCTACGCTACGGAAAAGCGCCTCTCGAAGAACCCCGAGGAATTCGGACAAGGCGCTATCGAAGGCGTCGCCGGCCCTGAAGCCGCCAACAATGCATCGGCCGCCGGCACGCTGGTGCCACTGCTGACGCTCGGCCTGCCGACGTCTGCGACGGCGGCAATCATGCTCGCCGGCTTCCAGCAATACGGCCTGCAGCCGGGTCCGCTGCTGTTTGCAACCAATCCGCAGCTCGTTTGGGGTCTCATCGCCAGCCTGCTTATCGCCAATGCGATGCTTCTGGTGCTGAACCTGCCGATGATCGGCCTCTGGGTTCGCCTGCTGACGGTTCCAAAGCCGTGGCTCTATGCCGGCATCCTGCTGTTTGCCACGCTCGGTACGATCGGCGCCAATCCGTCGGTTTTCGAGCTTGGCATGCTGCTCGCTTTCGGCCTGCTCGGTTATGTTATGCGGATCTTTGGCTATCCGATCGCACCTGCAGTCGTTGGCCTCATCCTCGGGCCGTTGGCCGAACAGCAGCTTCGCCGTGCCTTGTCGATAAGCCAGGGCGACGTGACGACGCTCGTCATGTCACCGATCGCCTGCGGCCTGCTGATCGTCGCGGCGGCCGCCTTCCTCATTCCGCTGATCCTGAGATTGCGTGGCCGCGGCCAGGTCCTGTCTCAGCTGGCGGCAAATGAAGACTAA
- a CDS encoding alpha/beta fold hydrolase, whose product MEQVLYSTPDNPAPENRAEGFFETHDGHRLRYAVFRSQTPIAHGTVVLLHGRSEYIEKYFETIRDLTAKGLWVATYDLRGQGGSPRLIKKRNHGHIRRFSDYERDLDTFLEKIVLPDTRLPFYMLAHSTGALIALSAAPYLSTRIERMVLSAPFLGLIGQSASQGVIRSLSTALCAVGLGGLPLGKMKELQFLDNPLTSDETRFERNAAIAKAHPELALGAPTARWMHECMKAIDRVTRPYHLFSITIPSVVIAPTRDGLVPYTAQERLSRYFRAGQLVPINGARHEIFQERDMYRAAALAAFHAFIPGSDAEATEDVAAIGV is encoded by the coding sequence ATGGAACAGGTTCTTTACTCGACTCCAGACAATCCGGCGCCGGAGAACCGCGCTGAAGGTTTTTTCGAGACACATGACGGCCATAGGTTGCGTTACGCCGTCTTCCGATCGCAGACACCCATCGCCCATGGAACGGTGGTCCTCCTGCATGGGCGCAGCGAATATATTGAGAAGTATTTCGAGACGATCCGCGACCTCACTGCCAAGGGGCTCTGGGTCGCGACCTACGACCTGCGCGGCCAGGGCGGCTCGCCCCGGCTGATCAAGAAGCGCAACCATGGCCATATCCGTCGCTTTTCCGATTACGAGCGCGATCTCGATACCTTCCTTGAAAAGATCGTGCTCCCGGATACCCGCCTGCCCTTCTATATGCTTGCACATTCCACAGGCGCGCTGATTGCTCTTTCCGCCGCACCCTATCTCTCGACGCGTATCGAGCGCATGGTGCTTTCTGCCCCTTTCCTCGGCCTCATAGGCCAGTCAGCTTCGCAGGGTGTCATCCGCTCGCTTTCGACAGCGCTATGCGCCGTCGGTCTCGGCGGTTTGCCGCTCGGCAAGATGAAGGAGTTGCAATTCCTTGATAATCCGCTCACATCGGACGAAACGCGCTTCGAGCGTAACGCGGCTATAGCAAAAGCCCACCCGGAGCTTGCGCTAGGAGCGCCGACCGCGCGCTGGATGCACGAATGCATGAAGGCGATCGACCGGGTGACCCGGCCCTATCATCTCTTTTCGATCACTATCCCCTCTGTTGTCATCGCACCGACACGCGACGGCCTGGTGCCCTATACAGCGCAAGAACGGCTTTCACGCTATTTCCGCGCCGGCCAACTCGTGCCGATCAATGGCGCCCGACACGAGATATTCCAGGAAAGAGATATGTACCGCGCCGCAGCGCTGGCCGCCTTCCACGCCTTCATTCCAGGCAGCGATGCTGAAGCGACCGAAGATGTGGCGGCAATTGGCGTGTGA